From a region of the Halanaerobium hydrogeniformans genome:
- a CDS encoding RNA-binding S4 domain-containing protein, giving the protein MEKIEINTDTINLDQFLKWANIAMSGGEAKYLIQEGEVTVNGEVETQRGKTLKVGDVVSLTGNDKKYIVSRG; this is encoded by the coding sequence TTGGAAAAAATAGAGATTAATACCGATACAATAAACTTAGATCAATTTTTAAAATGGGCAAATATTGCTATGAGTGGTGGAGAGGCTAAATATCTAATTCAAGAAGGAGAAGTAACAGTTAATGGAGAAGTAGAAACACAGAGGGGAAAAACTCTAAAAGTGGGAGATGTTGTATCTCTAACTGGAAACGATAAAAAATATATAGTAAGTCGGGGATAA
- the recF gene encoding DNA replication/repair protein RecF (All proteins in this family for which functions are known are DNA-binding proteins that assist the filamentation of RecA onto DNA for the initiation of recombination or recombinational repair.), with protein sequence MHLKRVLCRNFRNFDEIILDLNSNLNIFLGDNGQGKTNLLEAIYIMATTNSHRSSVCSELINWKKEEALIQLLLERREGNIKLAMRLDKGGRRVELNDNPLDKVKEMVGYLNAVLFSPEDLKLVKEGPSHRREFINLEISQVSRYYNHLLSKYDHILKQRNNLLKSIRDGKKSSENMLSIWDEQLSTIGAKIILKRIEVVDKLKILARLSQRQITEGKEELEIEYDISLDGFSEKMGEAELRGLFNKNLKEKREQEINRGYTVIGPHRDDLILKINEMDLRKYGSQGQQRTAALALKLAELEFMKSETGEYPVLLLDDVFSELDSLRRKALINIIANKIQTIITATDGENLSGLKNNSYHVYRVKEGKIKKRG encoded by the coding sequence ATGCATTTAAAAAGGGTTCTCTGCCGTAATTTTCGCAATTTCGATGAAATAATACTTGATTTAAATTCAAATTTAAATATATTTTTAGGTGATAATGGTCAGGGAAAAACAAATTTATTAGAAGCAATTTACATAATGGCTACAACTAATTCCCACCGCAGTAGTGTTTGTTCTGAATTAATAAATTGGAAAAAAGAAGAAGCTCTTATTCAGTTGCTTTTAGAGCGCAGAGAGGGTAATATTAAATTAGCTATGCGTTTAGATAAAGGTGGACGCAGGGTAGAATTAAATGATAATCCACTTGATAAGGTAAAAGAAATGGTGGGTTATCTTAATGCTGTTTTATTTTCGCCTGAAGATTTAAAGTTGGTTAAAGAGGGACCTTCTCACCGGAGAGAATTTATTAATTTGGAAATTTCTCAGGTTAGCAGATATTATAATCATCTTTTAAGTAAATATGATCATATTTTAAAACAGAGGAATAATCTTTTAAAATCAATTAGAGATGGGAAAAAATCTTCAGAAAATATGCTCTCTATTTGGGATGAACAGTTATCTACTATTGGGGCAAAAATTATTTTAAAAAGAATAGAAGTAGTTGATAAATTAAAAATCTTGGCTAGACTTTCTCAAAGACAGATAACAGAGGGAAAAGAAGAACTAGAAATAGAATATGATATATCATTAGATGGTTTTTCTGAAAAAATGGGAGAGGCAGAGTTGAGAGGACTTTTTAATAAAAATTTAAAAGAAAAAAGAGAACAAGAAATTAATAGAGGTTATACTGTTATTGGACCACACAGAGATGATCTAATCTTAAAGATAAATGAGATGGATTTAAGAAAATATGGATCTCAAGGCCAACAGAGAACTGCTGCTCTGGCTTTAAAACTTGCAGAGCTTGAATTTATGAAATCTGAAACGGGAGAATATCCAGTTCTGCTTTTAGACGATGTTTTTTCTGAATTAGATAGTTTAAGAAGAAAAGCATTGATTAATATTATAGCAAATAAAATTCAAACTATAATTACAGCAACAGACGGAGAAAATTTATCCGGACTTAAAAATAACTCTTATCATGTTTATAGAGTTAAAGAGGGTAAAATTAAAAAAAGAGGGTGA
- the remB gene encoding extracellular matrix regulator RemB produces the protein MFLHLGGGNMIPSDQVVLIGDLENTTYSEITQEFMQISDEEGFIVDYSAGNPRSFVLTGETIYLSMISSKTLADRVDKFTEENGGY, from the coding sequence ATGTTCTTACATCTTGGTGGAGGCAATATGATTCCTTCTGATCAAGTAGTTTTGATCGGTGATCTAGAAAATACTACTTATTCTGAAATCACACAAGAATTTATGCAGATTTCTGATGAAGAAGGATTTATAGTAGACTATTCGGCGGGTAATCCCCGTTCTTTTGTGTTGACAGGAGAGACAATATATCTTTCAATGATCTCATCTAAGACACTAGCAGATAGAGTTGATAAGTTTACTGAAGAAAATGGGGGATATTGA
- the gyrB gene encoding DNA topoisomerase (ATP-hydrolyzing) subunit B — MDFKERSNYEAEHIQVLEGLEAVRKRPGMYIGSTSTEGLHHLVYEVVDNSIDEAMAGYCTEIIVEIQPGNIIKVKDNGRGIPVENHPKIDKPAVEVVMTTLHAGGKFGGEGYKVSGGLHGVGISVVNALTEWMEVEIAWKDGKVYKQKYERGVPQHELRAIGSCDSDCTGTTIEFKADPQIFEEIDYEYRNLAQRLKELAFLNKGLKIKIIDSRVDETKEDEYQYDGGLVSFVKYLNQSKKPLYPDPIYLETEGEEGSLEVAIQYHQGYNSSIFSFANNINTKEGGTHLSGFKSAITRTFNDYARKKNILKDSDDNFKGQDIREGMTAIISVKLADPQFEGQTKTKLGNSEMRGFVDSAVSSFLKTFLEENPKIAKVIVDKALSAARARKAARKARDLTRRKSALTSTALPGKLADCAKRQAKDTEVYIVEGDSAGGSAKQGRNREFQAILPLKGKILNVEKSRLNKILNNDEIRALITAIGTGVAEEFDINNLRYERIIIMTDADIDGAHIRTLLLTFFYRYMRPLLENGNIYIAQPPLYKVKKGRKEEYVYNDKALKELLDEIGRDRVSMQRYKGLGEMNPGQLWDTTMDPDNRILLQVNIEDAILADETFSILMGDKVEPRRKFIQENAAQVKNLDV, encoded by the coding sequence ATGGATTTTAAAGAGAGAAGTAATTACGAAGCAGAACATATACAGGTTTTGGAAGGTTTGGAAGCAGTTAGAAAAAGACCTGGAATGTATATAGGTTCGACCAGTACTGAGGGTTTACACCACTTAGTATATGAGGTCGTTGATAATAGTATAGATGAAGCAATGGCAGGCTATTGTACAGAAATAATTGTTGAAATTCAGCCAGGTAATATTATAAAAGTTAAAGATAATGGACGTGGTATTCCGGTTGAAAACCATCCAAAAATTGATAAACCTGCTGTAGAAGTTGTAATGACAACCCTTCATGCAGGTGGTAAATTTGGAGGAGAAGGTTATAAGGTTTCTGGAGGTTTACATGGTGTAGGAATTTCTGTTGTAAATGCCTTAACAGAATGGATGGAAGTTGAGATTGCCTGGAAAGATGGAAAAGTATATAAACAAAAATATGAAAGGGGCGTACCTCAACACGAACTGAGAGCTATTGGAAGCTGTGATAGTGATTGTACAGGTACTACAATAGAATTTAAAGCTGACCCCCAAATTTTTGAAGAGATAGATTATGAATATAGAAATTTAGCCCAGCGTCTAAAAGAACTTGCTTTTTTAAACAAAGGGCTTAAAATTAAAATAATTGATAGTAGAGTTGATGAAACAAAAGAAGATGAATATCAGTATGATGGTGGCCTAGTTTCTTTTGTTAAGTATTTAAATCAAAGTAAAAAACCTCTTTATCCAGATCCAATCTATTTAGAAACAGAGGGAGAAGAGGGCTCATTAGAAGTAGCTATTCAATATCATCAGGGCTATAACAGTTCTATTTTTAGTTTCGCTAATAATATTAATACCAAAGAGGGTGGAACTCATTTAAGTGGGTTTAAATCTGCCATTACAAGAACCTTTAATGATTATGCTCGCAAAAAAAATATTTTGAAAGATTCTGATGATAATTTTAAAGGTCAGGATATTAGAGAAGGAATGACTGCAATAATAAGTGTAAAATTAGCTGATCCTCAGTTTGAAGGACAAACCAAGACTAAACTTGGTAATTCTGAGATGAGGGGTTTTGTTGATTCTGCAGTTTCCTCTTTTCTTAAAACCTTTTTAGAAGAAAACCCTAAAATAGCTAAGGTAATTGTTGATAAGGCATTAAGTGCTGCCAGAGCAAGAAAAGCAGCTCGTAAAGCCAGAGATCTAACCAGAAGAAAAAGTGCCCTTACTTCAACTGCTTTACCAGGTAAATTAGCTGACTGTGCAAAAAGACAGGCAAAAGATACAGAGGTATATATTGTTGAGGGTGATTCTGCAGGTGGTTCGGCTAAACAGGGAAGAAATAGGGAATTTCAAGCTATTTTACCATTAAAGGGTAAAATATTAAATGTGGAAAAATCCCGTTTAAATAAAATATTAAACAATGATGAGATTAGAGCTCTAATTACTGCCATTGGTACAGGTGTTGCAGAAGAATTTGATATAAATAATTTACGCTATGAAAGAATAATAATTATGACAGATGCAGATATCGATGGTGCTCATATAAGAACTCTACTTTTGACATTCTTCTATCGTTATATGCGTCCTTTATTAGAAAATGGAAATATTTATATTGCACAACCACCTTTATATAAGGTTAAAAAGGGAAGAAAAGAAGAATATGTTTATAATGACAAAGCATTAAAAGAGCTTCTCGATGAAATTGGTAGAGATAGAGTTTCTATGCAGAGATACAAAGGTTTAGGAGAAATGAATCCGGGACAGCTCTGGGATACTACAATGGATCCTGATAATAGGATTTTACTCCAGGTTAATATTGAAGATGCAATTTTGGCTGATGAGACATTTTCTATTTTAATGGGAGATAAAGTAGAGCCAAGACGGAAATTTATTCAGGAAAATGCAGCTCAAGTTAAAAATCTTGATGTTTAA
- the gyrA gene encoding DNA gyrase subunit A — protein MNQKAARVEKIDIDKEMRGSYLDYAMSVIVGRALPDVRDGLKPVHRRILYALNDLGMTPNKPHKKSARIVGEVLGKYHPHGDTAVYDTMVRMAQDFSYRYPLIDGHGNFGSVDGDSAAAMRYTEARMSSITTELLTDINKETVDFTPNFDESLEEPQVLPARFPNLLVNGSAGIAVGMSTSIPPHNLGEVIDGVVKLITKPEITTKELMTIIKGPDFPTGGQIMGRGSIYKAYKTGRGKLTVRAKTRIEDLKVNRKQIIVDELPFQVNKARLIKKIANLVKDEKIDAISDIRDESDRDGMRIVIELKREATPEVVLNQLYKHSRLQITFSTIMIALVNNEPKVLSLKEILEHYLEHQKKVITRRTKYDLDKALDRAHILEGYKIALANIDEIVEMIKEAEDVDTARIALMDDYELSEIQANAILRMRLQSLTGLERNKIDTEYDELQAKITRYRSILADEDKLLNIVKKEILEIKDKYNDKRRTKIMDKVTDLEIEDLIEEEQIVITMTHQGYIKRMALDLYRSQRRGGKGVIGISTKEEDFVENIFTTTTHHKFLFFSNQGRVYRLKGYQIPEAGRQARGTAIINLLELKEEERITAVIPVKEFPEDAYLIMATKNGLIKKTSLDAYDTNYTGLIGINLRENDELIGVRIIDEDENIILVSKNAKAIHFNESDVRSVGRNSYGVRGIRLSEEDYVIDMGIDSAGEHLLVITENGYGKKTPLTEYRIQNRGGKGILTANITEKNGQLAAAKIVDANSEMMVITHEGIIIRVQAEEISTTGRNTIGVKIINVEEDDKVVSLARINEDEIVDELEELDKIETETDDLDKLYEEE, from the coding sequence TTGAATCAAAAAGCAGCAAGAGTAGAAAAAATTGACATAGATAAAGAAATGAGGGGTTCTTATCTTGATTATGCAATGAGTGTAATTGTAGGTAGAGCTCTTCCTGATGTAAGAGATGGCTTAAAACCTGTTCATAGGAGAATATTATATGCTTTAAATGATCTAGGTATGACTCCTAATAAACCACATAAAAAATCAGCTCGTATTGTTGGGGAAGTACTTGGTAAATACCATCCTCATGGTGATACAGCTGTTTATGATACTATGGTAAGGATGGCCCAGGATTTTTCATATCGCTATCCACTTATCGATGGACATGGTAACTTTGGGTCTGTTGATGGTGATTCAGCAGCAGCCATGCGTTATACAGAAGCAAGAATGTCATCTATCACAACAGAATTATTAACAGATATAAATAAAGAAACTGTAGATTTCACACCTAATTTTGATGAATCTTTAGAAGAACCGCAAGTTTTACCGGCAAGGTTCCCCAATCTTTTGGTAAATGGAAGTGCAGGAATTGCAGTTGGAATGTCAACAAGCATTCCTCCTCATAACCTGGGCGAAGTAATAGATGGTGTCGTAAAATTAATTACTAAACCAGAAATAACAACCAAAGAATTAATGACAATTATTAAAGGACCTGATTTTCCTACAGGTGGACAGATTATGGGAAGGGGAAGTATCTACAAAGCTTATAAAACTGGTAGAGGAAAATTAACAGTCAGAGCTAAAACAAGGATCGAAGATTTAAAGGTTAATAGAAAACAGATTATAGTAGATGAATTACCCTTTCAGGTAAATAAAGCTCGTTTGATCAAAAAAATTGCTAATCTGGTTAAAGATGAAAAAATTGATGCTATTTCTGATATTAGAGATGAATCTGATAGAGATGGAATGAGAATTGTAATAGAGTTAAAAAGAGAAGCTACTCCAGAAGTTGTTTTGAATCAATTATATAAACACAGCAGATTACAAATAACCTTTAGTACAATAATGATTGCTCTGGTAAATAATGAGCCAAAGGTATTATCATTAAAAGAAATTTTAGAACATTATTTAGAACATCAAAAGAAAGTGATTACCCGAAGAACTAAATATGATTTAGATAAGGCATTAGATAGAGCTCATATTTTAGAAGGATATAAAATTGCTCTGGCAAACATAGATGAAATTGTAGAAATGATTAAAGAAGCTGAAGATGTGGATACTGCTAGAATTGCATTAATGGATGATTATGAATTATCTGAGATTCAAGCAAATGCGATTTTAAGAATGAGATTGCAGAGTTTAACAGGGTTAGAAAGAAATAAAATTGATACTGAATATGATGAACTTCAAGCTAAAATAACCAGATATCGTTCTATTTTAGCTGATGAAGATAAACTTCTTAATATAGTTAAAAAAGAGATATTAGAAATAAAAGACAAATATAATGATAAGCGTAGAACTAAGATTATGGATAAGGTAACTGATCTTGAAATTGAAGATTTAATAGAAGAAGAACAAATAGTAATTACTATGACCCATCAGGGATATATAAAAAGAATGGCATTAGATCTCTATAGAAGTCAAAGACGTGGAGGTAAAGGTGTAATTGGTATTAGTACCAAAGAAGAGGATTTTGTAGAAAATATATTTACTACTACAACCCACCATAAATTCCTGTTTTTCAGCAATCAAGGAAGGGTCTATAGACTTAAAGGATATCAAATTCCAGAAGCAGGTAGACAGGCAAGGGGTACGGCAATAATAAATCTTTTAGAATTAAAAGAAGAAGAAAGAATAACCGCCGTGATTCCTGTTAAAGAGTTTCCTGAAGATGCCTATTTAATTATGGCCACCAAAAATGGTTTAATTAAAAAGACATCATTAGATGCTTATGATACTAATTATACTGGACTGATTGGTATTAATTTACGAGAAAATGATGAATTAATTGGTGTCAGGATTATTGATGAAGATGAGAATATAATTTTAGTTAGCAAAAATGCCAAAGCTATTCATTTTAATGAAAGTGATGTAAGGTCAGTAGGTAGAAATTCTTATGGAGTTAGAGGAATCAGGCTTAGTGAAGAAGATTATGTAATAGACATGGGAATTGATTCTGCTGGAGAGCATCTGCTTGTAATTACCGAAAATGGATATGGTAAAAAAACACCTCTTACAGAGTACAGAATTCAAAACAGAGGTGGAAAAGGTATATTAACTGCTAATATAACCGAAAAAAATGGTCAACTTGCAGCAGCTAAAATTGTAGATGCTAATTCTGAAATGATGGTTATTACTCACGAAGGAATTATTATTAGAGTTCAGGCAGAAGAAATATCAACTACAGGTAGAAATACTATTGGTGTTAAAATAATAAATGTTGAAGAAGATGATAAAGTAGTTTCTCTTGCTAGAATTAATGAAGATGAGATAGTGGATGAACTCGAAGAATTAGATAAAATAGAAACAGAAACTGATGATCTAGATAAATTATATGAAGAAGAATGA